In Pedobacter sp. W3I1, one DNA window encodes the following:
- a CDS encoding XRE family transcriptional regulator, translated as MKENQRLKTLMDLLGFKTQKDFAMALNIQQGSLSDILRERVNVSNAIKDKLELKFDVNLTWLENGTGEPFFKKRPAVGESKEGVPYFDMSLSDAKDLIVEEQRAEYLVNYLPFNDCTAYLPVYGDSMYPKYAAGEIIAIKEITNYEILQWGEAYVVMTDEDSNSLRTIKLIFQHTDDTKLILRSSNPNFKGDTVIRKKNIQALYIIKGKITRNII; from the coding sequence ATGAAGGAAAATCAACGCTTAAAAACACTAATGGATTTGTTGGGATTTAAAACCCAAAAAGATTTTGCTATGGCGTTGAATATCCAGCAAGGTTCTCTTTCAGATATTTTAAGGGAAAGGGTCAATGTATCTAACGCTATTAAAGATAAACTCGAACTTAAATTCGACGTCAATTTAACCTGGCTAGAAAACGGCACAGGTGAACCTTTTTTCAAAAAGAGACCAGCTGTTGGTGAAAGCAAAGAGGGCGTTCCCTATTTCGATATGAGCCTGTCAGATGCTAAAGATCTCATAGTAGAAGAACAACGCGCAGAATACCTGGTAAATTACCTTCCTTTTAACGATTGCACGGCCTATTTACCGGTTTATGGCGATAGCATGTACCCCAAATATGCCGCAGGCGAAATTATAGCAATAAAAGAGATTACCAATTACGAAATTCTACAGTGGGGAGAAGCTTATGTGGTGATGACAGATGAAGATAGTAACAGTTTACGCACCATAAAGTTAATTTTTCAGCACACCGATGATACCAAACTAATCCTTCGTTCTTCAAATCCAAATTTTAAAGGCGATACCGTAATCCGCAAAAAAAACATCCAGGCACTTTATATTATCAAAGGAAAAATTACACGGAATATTATTTAG
- a CDS encoding IS3 family transposase (programmed frameshift), translating to MSRQMFDEPFRKMALDLAMVRGSIKEVAKELGISPNLLSKWRERQGTAKQDLVNLTEDQKLINKLQKELKEAQLERDIFKKGGRHLFQGRREIFGFIKEHRQIFPVEKMCRTFAVSCSGFYYWLKHPLGKRSIDQAELLVQIKKIHKDSKYRYGAPRITSELKAQGILVSRPRVARLMRKANIKSITRNKYRVQTTDPDHLYLPAENILNRDFYAAEISQKWVSDLTYIRTGEGWLYLTTVMDLADRKIVGWALSETMDAGQTTIAAWKMAIRNRPITQELIFHSDRGLQYACNEFRKQLMKFSVNQSMSRKGNCWDNAVAESFFKTMKTEMVYHENFRTRSQARLAIFEYVEVWYNRKRRHSTLAYMTPKEFEEMLSNRKNVA from the exons ATGAGCAGACAAATGTTTGATGAACCCTTTAGAAAAATGGCCTTAGATTTAGCTATGGTTCGTGGATCGATCAAAGAGGTTGCAAAAGAATTAGGTATAAGCCCTAATCTACTAAGTAAATGGAGGGAACGGCAAGGAACAGCTAAACAAGATTTAGTAAACCTTACCGAAGACCAGAAACTGATCAATAAGCTTCAAAAGGAGCTTAAAGAGGCACAGCTAGAACGTGACATAT TTAAAAAAGGCGGTAGGCATCTTTTCCAAGGGAGACGGGAGATATTCGGATTTATAAAGGAACACCGGCAGATATTTCCTGTTGAAAAGATGTGTAGAACGTTCGCGGTAAGCTGTAGTGGCTTTTATTACTGGCTGAAACATCCATTGGGTAAGCGGTCCATTGATCAGGCTGAACTTTTGGTGCAGATCAAAAAGATTCACAAGGATAGTAAATACCGTTATGGCGCGCCCCGTATAACCTCAGAATTAAAGGCACAAGGAATCCTTGTTTCTAGACCAAGAGTAGCCAGATTGATGCGGAAAGCAAACATAAAAAGTATTACCCGCAATAAATATCGGGTGCAGACTACTGATCCTGACCATTTATATCTGCCTGCAGAAAATATTCTTAACAGAGATTTTTATGCGGCGGAGATTAGCCAAAAATGGGTCTCTGACCTTACTTATATCCGAACTGGTGAAGGCTGGCTTTATCTGACGACAGTAATGGACCTGGCAGATAGAAAAATTGTTGGCTGGGCGCTTAGCGAAACCATGGATGCCGGACAAACAACGATCGCAGCATGGAAAATGGCGATAAGAAACCGTCCGATTACCCAGGAATTAATTTTTCATTCAGACAGAGGATTGCAATACGCCTGTAATGAATTTAGAAAGCAATTGATGAAATTTTCAGTAAATCAAAGCATGAGCAGAAAAGGTAACTGCTGGGACAATGCAGTGGCGGAGAGTTTTTTTAAAACAATGAAAACAGAAATGGTATACCACGAAAATTTTCGCACCAGAAGCCAAGCCAGATTGGCGATATTCGAATATGTGGAGGTCTGGTATAACCGAAAAAGAAGGCATTCTACTCTTGCATACATGACTCCAAAAGAATTTGAAGAAATGCTAAGTAATAGAAAAAATGTTGCTTAA
- the msrA gene encoding peptide-methionine (S)-S-oxide reductase MsrA, translating into MNTEKAILAGGCFWGVEELIRHYPGVISTVVGYTGGDVPNATYRNHGTHAEAIEVTFDPTILTYRKLLEYFFQIHDPSTRNRQGNDVGTSYRSAIFYNSEEQKDTANALIAELDASGKWPGKIVTEVVPETDFWNAEEEHQDYLQKNPYGYTCHFERPDWKL; encoded by the coding sequence ATGAATACTGAAAAAGCCATTCTTGCAGGCGGCTGCTTTTGGGGAGTAGAAGAACTGATCCGTCATTACCCTGGCGTTATCTCAACAGTTGTTGGATACACTGGTGGTGATGTTCCCAATGCCACTTACCGGAACCATGGCACACATGCCGAAGCCATTGAAGTTACTTTTGATCCAACTATTTTAACTTACCGCAAATTATTAGAATATTTCTTCCAGATCCACGATCCGAGCACACGCAACAGACAGGGAAATGATGTAGGCACCTCTTACCGTTCAGCTATTTTCTATAACAGCGAAGAACAAAAAGATACCGCGAATGCATTAATTGCAGAGCTGGATGCTTCTGGCAAATGGCCTGGCAAAATTGTAACCGAGGTTGTACCTGAAACCGATTTTTGGAATGCAGAAGAAGAACACCAGGATTATTTACAGAAAAATCCTTACGGTTATACCTGCCATTTCGAAAGACCAGACTGGAAATTATAA
- a CDS encoding bifunctional YncE family protein/alkaline phosphatase family protein yields the protein MKKSYLFILLGFLFIQKGFAQWPGKNGSTQQILLPNGWKLSPAGHSLQLGDLPLNMQLSASGKYLAITNNGQSTQSLQLLDAKTEKIIDEKVLSKSWYGIAFSKDEKHLYASGGNDNWILDFNIQNDKLGKSDTIKLGPVWPKGKISPAGIVVNKNNSKLYTVTKEDSSLYIINPTAKQILKKIQLPAIAYSCVLSADESKLYVSLWGGKSVAVINLVSESISQQIPVGDHPNELLLNKKGTILFVANANDNTVSVINTLNNKVIETIATTLYATQLTGSTTNGLALSANEKTLYIANADNNCLAVFDVSKPGLSLSQGFIPVGWYPTSVKVLGSKILVTNGKGNTSMANPQGPQPISKVDNSGYHMGSTANSRLQYIAGLFKGTLSFIDTPKPEQLKLYTKQVYANTPFTDKRTITADGEAGNPIPRKQNEKSPIKHVFYIIKENRTYDQVLGDLPKGNGDSTLTLFGRKITPNQHAFAENYVLLDNFYVDAEVSADGHNWSMAAYATDVVEKTWPTSYGARGGSTTFEGGRPVTYPKGGFIWDYCQRAGVSYRSYGEFGDYGKANIKSLQGHMCTASPGFDMDIKDQVRVDAWQHDFDSLLVAGVVPQFNTLRISNDHTSGQKKGKYSPQAAVADNDLAVGRILEHLSHSKIWKESVVFILEDDAQNGPDHVDAHRSPAYVVGPYVKRNTPVHTMYSTSGFLRTMELILGLPPMSQYDAAAMPLYECFTATPDFTPYNVIQPLIDLDTRNVAVNESSRRSELFNFAKEDSAPDLDLNEVVWKSVKGEQSVMPAPKRSAFVILEKKKKDDDD from the coding sequence ATGAAAAAATCATACTTATTTATATTGTTGGGCTTCCTGTTCATCCAAAAAGGATTTGCACAATGGCCTGGTAAAAACGGAAGCACTCAGCAGATCTTACTCCCTAATGGATGGAAGCTGAGTCCGGCAGGGCATTCACTGCAATTGGGCGATTTGCCTTTAAATATGCAGCTGAGTGCTTCGGGTAAATACCTAGCCATTACCAACAACGGACAAAGTACACAGTCATTGCAATTGCTTGATGCCAAAACAGAAAAGATTATCGATGAAAAAGTACTAAGCAAATCGTGGTATGGAATTGCTTTTAGTAAAGATGAAAAACACCTGTATGCCTCAGGTGGTAACGACAACTGGATTTTGGATTTCAATATCCAGAACGATAAACTTGGCAAAAGTGATACGATTAAACTCGGTCCGGTTTGGCCAAAGGGAAAAATTAGTCCGGCGGGGATTGTGGTAAACAAAAACAACAGTAAACTATATACTGTAACCAAAGAGGATAGCAGTTTATACATTATCAATCCTACTGCAAAGCAAATCCTGAAAAAAATTCAGCTTCCTGCAATTGCCTACAGCTGTGTTTTATCAGCAGATGAAAGCAAACTCTATGTTTCGCTCTGGGGCGGAAAATCTGTTGCTGTTATCAATTTAGTTTCAGAAAGCATTTCACAGCAGATTCCTGTTGGCGATCACCCGAATGAATTATTGCTTAATAAAAAAGGTACTATTCTTTTTGTAGCCAATGCCAACGATAATACCGTTTCCGTAATCAATACTTTGAACAATAAGGTAATTGAAACCATTGCTACTACCCTTTATGCCACACAGTTAACGGGTTCTACCACTAATGGTCTGGCTTTAAGTGCCAACGAAAAAACTTTGTACATCGCCAATGCTGACAATAACTGTTTGGCTGTTTTCGATGTAAGTAAACCTGGATTAAGCCTGAGCCAGGGCTTTATTCCGGTAGGCTGGTACCCAACAAGTGTTAAGGTGCTCGGTTCGAAAATTTTGGTTACCAATGGTAAAGGCAATACATCTATGGCCAACCCTCAAGGGCCACAACCGATTTCTAAAGTAGATAATAGCGGTTACCACATGGGCAGTACGGCCAATAGCAGATTGCAATATATTGCTGGTTTGTTTAAAGGCACCTTATCTTTTATTGATACGCCAAAGCCTGAGCAGTTAAAGCTATATACCAAACAGGTGTATGCCAATACCCCCTTTACCGATAAACGGACTATTACTGCCGATGGTGAAGCAGGAAATCCTATTCCGCGTAAACAGAACGAAAAATCGCCCATTAAACACGTTTTTTATATCATTAAAGAAAACAGAACATACGATCAGGTGCTTGGCGACTTGCCAAAAGGAAACGGCGATTCTACTTTAACACTTTTCGGTAGAAAAATTACACCTAATCAGCATGCTTTTGCCGAAAACTATGTGCTGCTTGATAATTTCTATGTTGATGCGGAGGTAAGTGCCGATGGGCACAACTGGAGTATGGCCGCATATGCAACCGATGTGGTAGAAAAAACCTGGCCAACCAGTTATGGTGCTCGCGGTGGGAGCACAACCTTTGAAGGCGGCCGACCTGTTACTTATCCAAAAGGTGGTTTTATCTGGGATTACTGCCAAAGGGCAGGGGTAAGTTACCGCAGTTATGGTGAGTTTGGTGATTATGGCAAGGCGAATATTAAATCGCTACAAGGGCATATGTGCACGGCTTCGCCGGGTTTTGACATGGATATTAAAGATCAGGTACGGGTAGATGCCTGGCAGCATGATTTCGATTCGTTACTGGTTGCAGGTGTTGTGCCTCAGTTTAATACTTTAAGAATATCTAACGATCATACCAGTGGACAAAAAAAAGGGAAATACTCGCCACAAGCCGCAGTTGCCGATAACGATCTGGCTGTAGGTCGTATTTTGGAGCATTTATCGCATAGCAAAATCTGGAAAGAATCGGTTGTTTTTATTCTGGAAGATGATGCACAGAATGGACCCGATCATGTCGATGCTCACCGTTCGCCGGCATATGTGGTTGGTCCGTACGTAAAAAGAAATACGCCTGTGCATACCATGTACTCTACTTCGGGATTTTTAAGAACAATGGAACTTATTTTAGGTTTACCGCCAATGAGCCAGTACGATGCTGCTGCTATGCCATTATACGAATGTTTTACGGCTACACCAGATTTTACGCCTTATAATGTGATTCAGCCGCTTATTGATTTAGATACAAGGAATGTGGCGGTAAATGAGAGCAGCAGACGTTCTGAACTGTTTAATTTTGCCAAAGAAGATTCGGCACCAGATTTAGATTTAAACGAAGTGGTATGGAAATCGGTAAAAGGGGAACAATCGGTAATGCCGGCGCCAAAACGGAGTGCTTTCGTAATCCTAGAGAAGAAGAAAAAAGATGACGATGATTAG
- a CDS encoding metallophosphoesterase — MSNRRFFLKNSLAAAIVASISPVLSSFADEQHPLSVKTGKAPKLRFAIASDGHYGQPGTDYKLNHENIVRWLNEAHDKNPLNFVIINGDLVHDRPELLSEVKKEYYDKLKFPFYAIPGNHDHADAKIWKSVFGYEDNFSFEKNGVGFVLANTSDTKGTYLCPNNDFLKLELDKFKSLKTVFVVLHIPPHFWVPESPFIECQDTIKLLHSYANVKAVFHGHDHSLDAVFYTDKLPHFFDAHIGGNWGTAYKGYRIVEVDENDKIQTYQVNASGSPLLNETKF, encoded by the coding sequence ATGTCTAACAGACGATTTTTCCTGAAAAATAGTTTGGCTGCTGCCATTGTAGCCAGTATTTCGCCAGTTCTTTCCTCATTTGCTGATGAACAGCATCCTCTTTCTGTAAAAACAGGTAAAGCGCCAAAGTTGCGTTTCGCCATTGCATCTGATGGACATTATGGCCAACCCGGAACAGATTATAAGCTCAATCATGAAAATATTGTAAGGTGGTTAAACGAAGCGCACGATAAAAATCCGTTAAACTTTGTAATCATTAATGGAGATCTGGTACACGATCGCCCGGAACTATTATCAGAAGTAAAAAAAGAGTATTACGATAAACTTAAATTTCCTTTTTATGCCATCCCGGGTAACCATGATCATGCTGACGCTAAGATCTGGAAATCTGTTTTTGGTTACGAGGATAACTTTTCTTTTGAGAAAAATGGGGTTGGCTTTGTTTTGGCTAACACTTCTGATACCAAAGGAACTTACTTGTGCCCGAACAACGATTTTTTAAAGCTGGAATTAGATAAGTTTAAAAGCCTGAAAACTGTTTTCGTGGTATTACATATCCCGCCTCATTTTTGGGTGCCCGAAAGCCCTTTTATAGAATGTCAGGATACGATTAAGCTGCTGCATAGCTATGCAAATGTAAAAGCAGTATTCCACGGGCACGACCACAGTCTTGATGCTGTTTTTTATACCGATAAACTTCCTCATTTTTTCGATGCACATATAGGCGGAAACTGGGGCACAGCTTATAAAGGTTACCGGATAGTAGAGGTTGATGAAAATGATAAGATCCAAACTTATCAGGTAAATGCAAGTGGATCGCCATTATTAAATGAAACCAAATTTTAA
- a CDS encoding LysE family transporter, producing MLFLTFFIGIVLNAMGYIPPGNINLTVAQLAINKGMRQVWYFILSFSCVEVFFTFGMMRFARWAMSDINPNEAVSEVRLSTLVDCFMILMFLVMGTITWKNRKKVPKTSNKKDDKRSGSVLYGLILGVLNPVQIPFWLFFGNYVILHQWIETDYLSLVIFSLGSGVGSSLALYVYAHFATYIQEKFALSSLIINKSIAIFLYALAAYLVVKQAIVIL from the coding sequence ATGCTTTTTCTAACGTTTTTCATCGGCATCGTTCTCAATGCCATGGGCTATATCCCCCCGGGCAACATTAATCTCACCGTTGCACAGCTTGCCATTAACAAGGGCATGCGGCAGGTTTGGTATTTTATTCTATCGTTCTCTTGTGTAGAAGTGTTTTTCACTTTTGGAATGATGCGTTTCGCGAGATGGGCTATGAGCGATATCAATCCAAACGAGGCGGTAAGCGAGGTGCGGTTAAGCACCCTGGTTGATTGCTTTATGATTTTAATGTTTCTGGTGATGGGTACAATTACCTGGAAAAACCGAAAAAAAGTACCTAAAACGAGCAATAAAAAAGATGATAAACGCAGCGGAAGCGTTTTATACGGATTAATTTTAGGGGTGTTAAACCCCGTACAGATTCCATTCTGGCTGTTTTTTGGCAATTATGTAATTTTACACCAATGGATCGAAACCGATTACCTCTCCCTGGTAATCTTTAGTTTAGGCTCTGGGGTAGGTTCTTCTCTGGCACTTTACGTATATGCACATTTTGCAACTTATATCCAGGAGAAATTTGCGCTGAGCAGTTTGATCATCAATAAATCGATTGCTATATTTTTATACGCACTGGCAGCTTATCTGGTTGTCAAACAGGCAATCGTTATTCTATAG